The following proteins come from a genomic window of Pseudomonas syringae:
- a CDS encoding molybdopterin oxidoreductase family protein — MTRTEHYRACHLCEAICGLVIETITTPGSSQGIASIKGDPLDTFSRGHICPKAVALQDIQNDPDRLRQPMLRNGDQWQPIDWQQAFDLVAERLYAIQQRHGQNAVAIYQGNPSVHNYGLMTHSNYFLGLLKTRNRFSATSVDQLPHHLTSFLMYGHGMLLPIPDIDHTDFMLILGGNPLASNGSIMTVPDVEKRLKAIQQRGGKLVVIDPRRSETAAIADQHVFVRPGGDAALLFGLLNTLFEEGLTRESHLPVDGLDHVRHAIADFHAEAMGPRCGVPAEQIRQLARDFAAADKAVCYGRMGVSTQAFGTLCHWLAQLINLVTGNLDRVGGTLCTEPAVDLVSSTSGGHFNLWQSRVSGLPEYGGELPVSALAEEMLVEGEGQVRALVTVAGNPVLSTPNGRQLDQALNGLEFMVSIDLYINETTRHADLILPSTSALENDHYDTTFNTLAVRNVTRFNRAIFDKPEGALHDWEIFVGLAKAFAAKAGRELKPTLPPAQMIDRGLRAGLYGDASPHKLSLETLASHPHGLDLGALKANLTARLKTANGRIQAAPQVIMADLARFAAAPAPKAGELLLIGRRHVRSNNSWMHNYHRLVKGKPRHQLLMHPDDLACRGLSDGQQVSVSSRVGMIEVQVLGSLDMMPGVVSLPHGWGHSRAGVKMEIARSQPGVSANDLTDERQLDALSGNAALNGVPVQVASC, encoded by the coding sequence ATGACCCGGACCGAACACTACCGCGCCTGTCACCTGTGCGAGGCCATTTGCGGCCTTGTCATTGAAACCATCACCACGCCGGGTTCCAGCCAGGGTATTGCGTCCATCAAGGGTGATCCGCTGGATACCTTCAGTCGCGGCCATATCTGCCCCAAGGCGGTCGCGCTGCAGGATATTCAGAACGACCCCGATCGCCTGCGCCAACCCATGCTGCGTAACGGTGACCAATGGCAACCGATTGACTGGCAGCAAGCATTCGATCTGGTGGCGGAGCGGCTTTACGCCATTCAGCAACGCCATGGGCAAAATGCGGTGGCGATCTATCAGGGCAATCCCAGTGTTCACAACTATGGGTTGATGACGCACAGCAATTACTTCCTCGGCCTGCTCAAGACCCGCAACCGCTTTTCGGCGACGTCGGTTGATCAGTTGCCGCATCACCTCACCAGCTTCCTGATGTACGGCCACGGCATGTTGCTACCGATCCCGGACATCGATCACACCGACTTCATGCTGATCCTGGGTGGCAACCCGCTGGCGTCCAATGGCAGCATCATGACCGTTCCGGACGTCGAGAAGCGTCTGAAAGCCATTCAGCAGCGCGGCGGCAAACTGGTGGTGATCGATCCACGGCGCAGCGAGACCGCAGCCATCGCCGATCAACATGTATTCGTCCGCCCTGGCGGTGATGCCGCCTTGCTGTTCGGGTTGCTCAATACCCTGTTCGAAGAGGGGCTGACCCGCGAAAGCCACTTGCCAGTCGATGGCCTGGATCACGTCAGGCACGCCATTGCCGACTTTCACGCCGAGGCCATGGGCCCGCGCTGCGGTGTGCCCGCCGAGCAGATTCGACAATTGGCGCGGGATTTTGCGGCGGCTGACAAAGCCGTGTGTTACGGGCGCATGGGGGTGTCGACGCAGGCCTTCGGTACGCTTTGCCACTGGCTGGCGCAACTGATCAATCTGGTCACCGGTAATCTGGACCGTGTCGGGGGCACGCTGTGTACTGAACCTGCGGTGGATCTGGTCAGTTCGACCTCCGGTGGGCATTTCAATCTGTGGCAAAGCCGCGTCTCCGGCCTGCCGGAGTATGGCGGCGAGCTGCCGGTATCGGCACTGGCCGAGGAAATGCTGGTGGAGGGTGAAGGGCAGGTTCGTGCGCTGGTGACAGTCGCCGGCAACCCGGTGCTGTCGACACCCAACGGGCGTCAGCTGGATCAGGCGTTGAACGGGCTCGAATTCATGGTCAGCATTGACCTGTACATCAACGAGACGACTCGCCATGCCGATTTGATTCTGCCGTCGACCTCGGCCCTGGAAAACGATCATTACGACACCACATTCAACACGCTCGCGGTGCGTAACGTCACGCGCTTCAACCGCGCTATTTTTGACAAGCCCGAGGGCGCTCTCCACGACTGGGAGATCTTTGTCGGCCTGGCCAAGGCGTTTGCCGCCAAAGCCGGGCGCGAACTCAAGCCGACCCTGCCTCCCGCGCAGATGATTGATCGCGGCCTGCGGGCGGGGCTCTACGGTGATGCGTCGCCGCACAAGCTGTCGCTGGAAACACTGGCCAGTCACCCGCATGGGCTGGATCTGGGTGCCCTGAAGGCCAATCTGACAGCGCGACTGAAAACCGCCAATGGCCGCATTCAGGCCGCGCCACAGGTGATCATGGCGGATCTGGCGCGCTTCGCTGCGGCTCCCGCGCCCAAGGCGGGCGAGTTGCTGCTGATTGGTCGCAGGCACGTACGCAGCAATAATTCCTGGATGCATAACTATCACCGGCTGGTGAAAGGCAAGCCTCGTCATCAGTTGCTCATGCACCCTGATGATCTGGCCTGTCGCGGGCTGAGCGATGGGCAGCAGGTCAGCGTCAGCTCGCGGGTCGGAATGATCGAGGTGCAAGTGCTGGGCAGTCTGGACATGATGCCAGGGGTGGTCAGCCTGCCGCATGGCTGGGGCCATTCGCGAGCGGGCGTCAAGATGGAAATAGCCCGGAGCCAGCCTGGCGTGAGCGCCAACGACCTGACCGACGAACGGCAACTCGACGCGTTGTCGGGCAATGCGGCGCTGAACGGGGTGCCGGTGCAGGTGGCTTCATGTTGA
- the grxD gene encoding Grx4 family monothiol glutaredoxin, whose translation MDIIETIKEQISSNTILLYMKGAPNAPQCGFSAKASQALMACGEKFAYVDILQNPEIRANLPKYANWPTFPQLWVAGELVGGSDIITEMMADGSLQTLVKEASAAKAE comes from the coding sequence ATGGATATCATCGAAACAATCAAAGAGCAGATTTCCAGCAACACTATTCTGCTTTACATGAAAGGCGCTCCAAACGCTCCGCAATGCGGTTTTTCGGCCAAGGCCTCTCAGGCGTTGATGGCCTGCGGCGAAAAGTTCGCCTACGTCGACATCCTGCAAAACCCTGAAATCCGCGCCAACCTGCCCAAGTACGCCAACTGGCCGACGTTCCCGCAACTGTGGGTTGCCGGTGAGCTGGTGGGTGGTAGCGACATCATCACCGAGATGATGGCCGACGGTTCGCTGCAGACCCTGGTCAAAGAAGCATCGGCTGCCAAAGCCGAGTAA
- the bfr gene encoding bacterioferritin, which produces MKGDITVIQHLNKILGNELVAINQYFLHARMYEDWGLKKLGGHEYHESIHAMKHADKLIKRTLFLEGLPNLQELGKILIGEHTKEMLECDLKIEQKGLADLKAAIAHFETVGDFGSRELLEDILEPKEEHIDWLETQLGLIIKVGIENYLQSQMGD; this is translated from the coding sequence ATGAAAGGCGACATTACAGTCATCCAGCATCTCAACAAGATCCTCGGAAACGAGCTGGTCGCTATCAATCAGTACTTTCTGCATGCACGCATGTACGAAGACTGGGGTCTGAAAAAGCTCGGTGGGCATGAGTATCACGAGTCCATCCATGCGATGAAGCACGCTGACAAGCTCATCAAGCGGACGTTGTTCCTCGAAGGCCTGCCGAATCTGCAAGAGCTGGGCAAGATCCTGATTGGCGAGCACACCAAGGAAATGCTTGAGTGTGACCTGAAGATCGAGCAGAAAGGCCTGGCTGATCTGAAAGCGGCCATTGCTCACTTCGAGACCGTGGGTGATTTTGGCAGCCGTGAGCTGCTGGAAGACATCCTTGAGCCCAAGGAAGAGCACATCGACTGGCTGGAAACCCAGCTGGGTCTGATCATCAAGGTGGGTATCGAGAACTACCTGCAATCGCAGATGGGCGACTGA
- a CDS encoding bacterioferritin-associated ferredoxin has product MYVCLCQGVTDGQIRDAILEGCCSYREVRETLGVASKCGKCACLAKEVVRDTLTELQSSHAALAYSTEFSAA; this is encoded by the coding sequence ATGTATGTTTGCCTCTGCCAAGGTGTCACAGACGGTCAAATCCGGGATGCAATTCTGGAAGGCTGCTGCAGTTACCGTGAAGTCCGCGAAACGCTTGGCGTCGCGAGTAAATGTGGAAAATGCGCCTGCCTGGCCAAGGAAGTGGTGCGCGACACGCTGACCGAACTGCAAAGCAGTCATGCGGCACTGGCCTATTCCACAGAATTTTCAGCGGCCTGA
- the rnt gene encoding ribonuclease T: protein MSEDHFDDEQEGHGGGGSRHPMAARFRGYLPVVVDVETGGFNSATDALLEIAAVTIGMDEKGFVFPEHTYFFRVEPFEGANIEAAALEFTGIKLDHPLRMAVSEETALNDIFRGIRKALKANGCKRAVLVGHNASFDLGFVNAAVARMDMKRNPFHPFSSFDTATLAGLAYGQTVLAKACQAAGIDFDGREAHSARYDTEKTAELFCGIVNRWKEMGGWEDFDD from the coding sequence GTGAGTGAAGATCATTTCGATGACGAACAGGAAGGCCACGGCGGTGGCGGTTCACGTCACCCGATGGCAGCGCGTTTTCGCGGCTACCTGCCGGTAGTCGTTGACGTAGAAACCGGTGGCTTCAACTCGGCCACCGACGCGCTGCTGGAAATCGCTGCGGTGACCATCGGCATGGACGAAAAAGGCTTCGTGTTCCCCGAGCACACCTATTTTTTCCGGGTCGAGCCATTCGAAGGCGCCAACATCGAAGCCGCGGCGCTGGAATTCACCGGCATCAAGCTCGATCACCCGCTACGCATGGCGGTGAGCGAAGAGACTGCGCTGAACGACATCTTCCGTGGCATACGCAAAGCCCTCAAGGCCAATGGCTGCAAACGCGCCGTGCTGGTCGGCCACAACGCCAGCTTCGACTTGGGCTTCGTCAACGCCGCCGTGGCCCGCATGGACATGAAACGCAACCCGTTTCATCCGTTCTCCAGCTTCGACACTGCCACCCTCGCCGGCCTGGCCTACGGTCAGACCGTACTGGCCAAAGCCTGCCAGGCGGCCGGAATCGACTTTGACGGCCGCGAAGCCCACTCGGCCCGCTACGACACCGAAAAAACCGCCGAGCTGTTCTGCGGCATCGTCAACCGCTGGAAAGAGATGGGCGGCTGGGAAGACTTCGACGATTGA
- the pyrC gene encoding dihydroorotase — MSDRLTLLRPDDWHIHLRDGAVLPHTVADVARTFGRAIIMPNLVPPVRNALQADAYRQRILAARPAGSRFEPLMVLYLTDQTTAEDVRTAKATGFVHAAKLYPAGATTNSDSGVTSIDKIFPALEAMAEVGMLLLVHGEVTRGEVDVFDREKVFIEEHLRRVVERFPALKVVFEHITTGEAVQFVNEASANVAATITAHHLLYNRNHMLVGGIRPHFYCLPILKRNTHQASLLDAATSGSGKFFLGTDSAPHAQHAKENACGCAGCYTAYAAIELYAEAFEQRNALDKLEGFASLHGPAFYGLPANQDTITLVRDEWTAPASLPFGELTVIPLRAGEKLRWRLEEHA; from the coding sequence ATGTCTGACCGCCTGACCCTTCTGCGCCCCGACGACTGGCATATTCACCTCCGTGATGGAGCTGTTTTGCCGCATACCGTTGCCGACGTAGCGCGAACCTTTGGTCGCGCAATCATCATGCCCAACCTCGTGCCGCCTGTTCGCAATGCGCTGCAAGCCGATGCCTATCGCCAGCGCATTCTGGCCGCACGCCCGGCCGGCAGCCGCTTCGAGCCGCTGATGGTGCTTTATCTCACCGACCAGACCACGGCTGAAGATGTTCGCACCGCCAAGGCAACCGGCTTCGTCCACGCCGCCAAGCTGTATCCGGCTGGCGCAACGACCAACTCCGATTCCGGTGTCACCAGCATCGACAAAATCTTCCCTGCGCTCGAAGCCATGGCCGAAGTCGGCATGCTGTTGCTGGTACACGGCGAAGTGACGCGCGGTGAAGTCGACGTATTCGATCGCGAAAAGGTGTTTATCGAAGAACACCTGCGCCGCGTCGTCGAACGCTTTCCGGCGCTCAAGGTGGTGTTCGAACACATCACCACCGGCGAAGCGGTGCAATTCGTCAATGAGGCCTCGGCCAACGTTGCGGCGACCATCACTGCGCATCACCTGCTGTATAACCGCAACCACATGCTGGTCGGCGGGATTCGTCCGCACTTCTATTGCCTGCCGATTCTCAAGCGCAATACGCATCAGGCTTCTCTGCTCGACGCGGCCACCAGCGGCAGCGGCAAGTTCTTCCTCGGCACAGACTCGGCACCACATGCCCAGCACGCCAAGGAAAACGCCTGCGGTTGCGCCGGTTGCTACACCGCCTACGCCGCCATCGAGCTGTATGCAGAAGCTTTCGAGCAACGTAACGCTCTGGACAAGCTGGAAGGCTTCGCCAGCCTCCACGGTCCGGCGTTCTACGGCCTGCCCGCCAATCAGGACACCATCACGCTGGTACGTGACGAGTGGACCGCCCCTGCCAGCCTGCCGTTTGGCGAGTTGACCGTTATTCCGCTGCGCGCGGGTGAAAAACTGCGCTGGCGTCTGGAGGAACACGCGTGA
- a CDS encoding flagellar protein MotY: MRQRYLALLSMFASLPVMAINFQTRLESIEWKVEGDQFECRLTQPITDFGAGEFVRRAGEQATFRLKAAYNMLGNGSATLLAAAAPWQPGRGDINLGSVRVSNGDIPFNTSQAQAGRLINGLMDGRSPLIRHYNRDGGQMEIRLLPVKFSKAFSDYQACTAKLLPMNFDQIKQAEVGFPGGGIELDAAAKARLDNMVAYLKADPTVNRIELDGHSDNSGNRLTNRDLSRRRALAVMDYFKAQGIPEQQITLRFHGERYPLAPNTNNANRARNRRVNVHLERVAPEERPVPVASSASAAHTS; the protein is encoded by the coding sequence GTGCGCCAGCGATATTTAGCCCTGCTCAGCATGTTTGCCAGCCTTCCGGTGATGGCTATCAATTTCCAGACGCGTCTGGAGAGCATCGAGTGGAAAGTCGAAGGCGATCAATTCGAGTGCCGCCTGACTCAGCCGATCACCGATTTCGGTGCGGGCGAGTTTGTGCGTCGTGCGGGCGAGCAGGCGACGTTTCGCCTCAAGGCTGCTTACAACATGCTGGGCAATGGCTCTGCGACGTTGCTGGCCGCTGCTGCTCCGTGGCAACCGGGGCGCGGTGACATCAACCTCGGATCGGTGCGCGTCAGCAATGGCGACATTCCGTTCAATACCTCTCAGGCGCAGGCCGGGCGGTTGATCAATGGCCTGATGGACGGGCGCAGTCCGCTCATTCGGCATTACAACCGCGACGGCGGGCAGATGGAAATTCGCTTGCTGCCCGTCAAGTTCAGCAAGGCGTTCAGCGATTATCAGGCTTGCACCGCGAAGCTGTTGCCGATGAATTTCGATCAGATCAAACAGGCCGAAGTCGGCTTCCCGGGTGGCGGTATCGAGCTGGATGCCGCAGCCAAGGCGCGTCTGGACAACATGGTGGCCTATTTGAAGGCTGACCCGACTGTCAACCGTATCGAGCTGGATGGCCATTCGGACAACAGCGGCAACCGCCTGACCAATCGTGACCTGTCACGTCGTCGTGCGCTGGCGGTCATGGATTATTTCAAGGCGCAGGGCATTCCCGAACAGCAGATCACCCTGCGTTTCCACGGCGAACGTTACCCGCTGGCGCCTAACACCAACAACGCCAATCGCGCGCGCAACCGCCGCGTGAACGTGCACCTGGAACGGGTGGCTCCGGAAGAACGCCCGGTGCCGGTCGCCTCCTCGGCAAGCGCTGCGCATACCTCGTAA
- a CDS encoding argininosuccinate synthase, translating into MADVNKVVLAYSGGLDTSVILKWLQDTYNCEVVTFTADLGQGEEVEPARAKAQAMGVKEIYIDDLREEFVRDFVFPMFRANTVYEGEYLLGTSIARPLIAKRLIEIANETGADAISHGATGKGNDQVRFELGAYALKPGVKVIAPWREWDLLSREKLMDYAEKHNIPIERHGKKKSPYSMDANLLHISYEGGVLEDTWTEHEEEMWRWTKSPEDAPNVATYLELTYRNGDIVALDGVEMTPATVLATLNRIGGENGIGRLDIVENRYVGMKSRGCYETPGGTIMLRAHRAIESITLDREVAHLKDELMVKYASLIYTGYWWSPERLMLQQMIDASQAHVNGVVRLKLYKGNVIVTGRKSDDSLFDANIATFEDDAGAYDQADAAGFIKLNALRMRIAANKGRKLF; encoded by the coding sequence ATGGCGGACGTAAACAAGGTAGTTCTCGCGTATTCCGGTGGCCTGGATACTTCGGTAATCCTCAAGTGGCTGCAAGATACGTACAACTGCGAAGTGGTGACCTTTACCGCTGACCTGGGTCAGGGTGAAGAAGTCGAACCGGCACGCGCCAAGGCTCAGGCCATGGGCGTCAAGGAAATCTACATCGACGACCTGCGCGAAGAGTTCGTGCGTGATTTCGTATTCCCGATGTTTCGTGCCAACACCGTCTATGAAGGCGAGTACCTGCTGGGTACATCCATCGCTCGTCCGCTGATCGCCAAGCGTCTGATCGAGATTGCCAACGAAACCGGCGCTGACGCCATTTCCCACGGCGCAACCGGTAAAGGCAACGATCAGGTCCGTTTCGAACTGGGCGCCTACGCGCTGAAGCCGGGCGTCAAAGTGATCGCTCCGTGGCGCGAATGGGATCTGCTGTCGCGTGAAAAGCTGATGGACTACGCCGAGAAGCACAACATTCCGATCGAGCGTCACGGCAAGAAAAAATCGCCGTACTCCATGGATGCCAACCTGTTGCATATCTCCTATGAAGGCGGCGTGCTGGAAGACACCTGGACCGAGCACGAAGAAGAGATGTGGCGCTGGACCAAGTCCCCTGAGGACGCGCCGAACGTTGCGACTTACCTTGAACTGACCTACCGCAATGGCGATATCGTTGCGCTGGACGGCGTCGAGATGACTCCGGCCACCGTGCTGGCAACCCTGAACCGCATTGGCGGCGAAAACGGCATTGGTCGTCTGGATATCGTGGAAAACCGCTACGTGGGCATGAAATCCCGTGGCTGCTATGAGACGCCGGGTGGCACCATCATGCTGCGCGCTCACCGTGCTATCGAATCGATCACGCTGGACCGCGAAGTCGCTCACCTCAAGGATGAGTTGATGGTGAAATACGCCAGCCTGATCTACACCGGTTACTGGTGGAGCCCTGAGCGCCTGATGCTGCAACAGATGATCGATGCGTCCCAGGCTCATGTGAATGGTGTGGTGCGTCTCAAACTCTATAAGGGCAATGTCATCGTCACAGGCCGCAAGTCCGACGATTCGTTGTTCGATGCCAACATTGCAACATTCGAAGATGACGCAGGTGCCTACGATCAGGCCGACGCAGCAGGCTTTATCAAGCTCAACGCGTTGCGTATGCGGATCGCTGCGAACAAGGGCCGCAAACTGTTCTGA
- a CDS encoding response regulator transcription factor, giving the protein MNKVLIVDDHPVIRLAVRMLMERHGYEVIAETDNGVDALQLAREHLPDIVILDIGIPKLDGLEVIARLSAMTLPFKVLILTSQAPGHFSMRCMQAGAAGYVCKQQDLTELLSAIKAVLSGYSYFPNQALHTVRSSMGNASESDMVDRLSGREMMVLQQLARGKTNKEIADGMFLSNKTVSTYKTRLLLKLNAHSLVDLIELAQRNGLV; this is encoded by the coding sequence ATGAATAAAGTGCTGATCGTGGATGATCATCCCGTCATTCGCCTTGCTGTGCGCATGCTGATGGAGCGTCATGGCTATGAGGTCATTGCGGAGACTGACAACGGTGTGGATGCGCTGCAGCTCGCACGCGAGCACCTGCCCGATATCGTCATTCTCGACATCGGTATTCCCAAACTCGACGGACTCGAGGTCATTGCCCGGTTGTCGGCCATGACATTGCCATTCAAGGTTCTTATCCTGACGTCCCAGGCTCCAGGCCATTTCTCGATGCGCTGCATGCAGGCGGGGGCTGCCGGTTATGTCTGCAAGCAGCAGGACCTGACCGAATTGCTCAGCGCCATCAAAGCGGTACTGTCGGGTTACAGCTATTTCCCCAATCAGGCTTTGCATACCGTACGGTCGAGCATGGGAAATGCGAGCGAATCAGACATGGTCGATCGTCTGTCCGGTCGGGAGATGATGGTTCTGCAACAACTGGCCAGAGGGAAGACCAACAAGGAAATTGCTGACGGGATGTTTCTGAGCAATAAAACCGTGAGTACTTACAAGACGCGCCTGCTGCTCAAGCTGAATGCTCATTCTCTGGTCGATCTGATTGAACTGGCCCAACGCAACGGGCTGGTCTGA
- a CDS encoding PA3496 family putative envelope integrity protein: protein MSTGKEQLDVDDELIAADADESEQVSVEPAKTNLSKRRTIDNLLEERRLQKQLADYDFDL from the coding sequence ATGAGTACTGGCAAAGAGCAACTGGATGTTGATGATGAACTGATCGCCGCCGATGCAGACGAAAGCGAACAGGTGAGCGTCGAGCCAGCGAAGACCAATCTGAGCAAACGGCGCACCATCGACAATCTTCTGGAAGAACGGCGACTGCAGAAACAGCTGGCTGACTACGACTTTGATCTCTAG
- the nth gene encoding endonuclease III, with translation MNAAKRQEIFRRLHEDNPDPKTELAYTTPFELLIAVILSAQATDVSVNKATARLYPVANTPQAIYDLGVEGLSEYIKTIGLYNSKAKNVIETCRMLVELHNGEVPQTREALEALPGVGRKTANVVLNTAFRQIAMAVDTHIFRVSNRTGIAPGKNVVEVEKQLMKFVPKNYLLDAHHWLILHGRYVCQARKPRCGSCRIEDLCDYKEKTSDD, from the coding sequence ATGAATGCTGCAAAACGTCAGGAAATCTTTCGCAGGCTGCACGAGGACAATCCGGACCCCAAGACCGAACTGGCCTACACAACGCCCTTCGAGCTGCTGATTGCGGTGATCCTTTCTGCTCAGGCAACCGACGTCAGCGTCAACAAGGCAACGGCCAGACTCTACCCGGTCGCCAACACGCCGCAGGCGATCTATGACCTTGGCGTCGAAGGTTTGTCGGAATACATAAAGACGATTGGCCTGTACAACAGCAAGGCCAAAAACGTGATCGAAACCTGCCGCATGCTGGTGGAGCTGCACAACGGCGAAGTACCGCAAACCCGGGAAGCGCTCGAAGCGCTGCCGGGCGTTGGACGCAAGACTGCCAATGTGGTGCTCAATACGGCTTTCCGGCAGATTGCCATGGCCGTTGATACGCACATCTTTCGCGTCAGTAACCGCACCGGCATTGCGCCCGGGAAAAACGTGGTGGAGGTCGAGAAGCAGTTGATGAAGTTTGTGCCTAAAAACTACCTTCTCGATGCCCACCACTGGCTGATCCTGCATGGGCGCTACGTCTGCCAGGCCCGCAAGCCGCGTTGCGGCAGCTGCCGTATCGAGGACTTGTGCGATTACAAGGAGAAAACCTCCGACGATTGA
- the rsxB gene encoding electron transport complex subunit RsxB has product MTDLIRLLPSVELVQRIDALLPQTQCGKCGHSGCQPYADGIAGGEAINKCPPGGEETIAQLADLLSVPTLPLDTERGSAPAQVAFIREAECIGCTKCIQACPVDAIVGAARLMHTVIIDECTGCDLCVAPCPVDCIEMRPLPLAMVTPIVGGLAPTTELQQARLKKRTHARLRFESRNARLHREQQARLAERLARSKKTEASRDTALGSAVKHVQPDKAATPDDALKKARIALAMSRAQLNKSLKAFGHPPVAEQAARLVELQREYEAAEQALNTLLTASSTTDTQETFCP; this is encoded by the coding sequence ATGACTGACTTGATTCGTTTACTCCCGAGCGTGGAGCTGGTCCAGCGCATCGACGCACTTCTGCCGCAGACCCAGTGCGGCAAGTGCGGTCATTCCGGCTGCCAGCCCTACGCCGACGGTATTGCGGGCGGCGAAGCCATCAATAAATGTCCGCCAGGCGGTGAGGAAACCATTGCTCAACTGGCCGATCTGCTGTCTGTACCGACCCTGCCGCTGGATACCGAACGCGGTTCGGCACCCGCCCAGGTCGCCTTTATCCGTGAAGCGGAATGCATCGGCTGTACCAAATGCATCCAGGCCTGCCCGGTAGACGCGATTGTCGGCGCAGCCAGGCTGATGCATACCGTGATCATCGATGAATGCACGGGCTGCGATCTCTGCGTTGCGCCCTGCCCGGTCGATTGCATTGAAATGCGTCCTCTGCCGTTAGCGATGGTCACGCCGATAGTGGGTGGTCTGGCGCCAACCACGGAGCTGCAACAGGCACGCCTGAAAAAACGCACCCATGCCCGCCTGCGTTTCGAGTCGCGTAACGCACGCTTGCATCGCGAACAGCAGGCGCGCCTGGCAGAGCGCCTCGCCCGCAGCAAAAAAACCGAAGCCAGCCGTGACACTGCCCTTGGCTCTGCCGTAAAACATGTTCAGCCCGACAAGGCTGCGACACCCGATGACGCCCTGAAAAAAGCCAGGATCGCACTGGCCATGAGCCGTGCGCAGCTGAACAAGTCGCTCAAGGCGTTCGGCCATCCTCCTGTTGCGGAACAGGCTGCCAGGCTTGTGGAGTTACAACGCGAGTACGAAGCGGCCGAGCAGGCGCTCAATACACTGCTGACCGCTTCTTCCACGACCGATACTCAGGAAACGTTCTGTCCATGA